Proteins encoded within one genomic window of Platichthys flesus chromosome 13, fPlaFle2.1, whole genome shotgun sequence:
- the si:dkey-251i10.3 gene encoding U3 small nucleolar RNA-associated protein 14 homolog A translates to LRQVFTDNGLVDGTDITRVYYPVHLCGDCSIAKMSKTKAMSSKRVKKSSEGSEKKKHVVYDEGEERLNEADVNITSEEEEEDDGHNDERKRQKLLEAINALGVQRKKKLVERSEASVYMSDFTVTAEGEGDKMDLAELIVTVEKNPAVPAKTKKQLKNLEQSKKTIECSLSKQESERIQRDVAFQKASTEVSKWKGVIKQNQRAEQLLFPLNQEPTGPKAMERVVTSWKVQTPLEQDIFALLSANKQPINDPILTPAEEASLSAMSLEEAKMRRAELQKARALQSYYEAKARRERKIKSKKYHKVHNKAKRKDFLKHFHEMIKTNPAAAIEELNKVELARMQERMSLKHQNSGRWAKSNAIISKYDKVARNALHQQLEVNKELTQKLVTSLKNEGEEEEVGSPELMPDFVNDREQGLDSSNPWMRGKLSEQPSERIDIFDFTDEGAGVVGNKTEEVNYKEVEETAEEALLREFDQRRKLRLVQEAENMPVIFGDHDNKVAAEYTSNKEEEQLSEFKSLFQVIANSCQDAKAVQADAAEDANHTDSAQLEEGERTRTPEDVEFLSQDLITDKAPVQPQPIPGTEKLPSASLTAEKKRKRKRGTELKEVLTTEAKVIQVPIAPAVEDTEDSDEKLEQRGLIKEAFAGDDVISDFLRDKRNQEDAGRPKVVDLTLPGWGEWGGGGLKPSRNKRRRFRIKTVLPPPRKDQHLPSVIISEKRNNSISLHQVNSLPFPFENHMQFESTVRSPVGRTWNTEHTVKMITKPKVITQLGSIIEPMAREELVKDKKL, encoded by the coding sequence TTACGGCAAGTGTTTACCGACAACGGTCTGGTTGACGGTACGGATATTACACGTGTTTACTATCCCGTACACTTGTGTGGTGACTGCAGCATCGCTAAAATGTCCAAGACTAAGGCGATGAGCTCAAAGAGAGTTAAAAAGAGCAGCGAAGGGtcggagaagaagaaacatgtgGTCTACGATGAAGGGGAAGAGCGTTTGAATGAGGCAGATGTTAACATcaccagtgaggaagaggaggaggacgacggcCACAATGATGAACGAAAACGCCAGAAGCTGCTGGAAGCTATCAACGCTCTCGGGgttcagaggaaaaaaaagctgGTGGAGCGATCCGAGGCATCCGTATACATGTCGGACTTTACCGTCACAGCGGAGGGTGAGGGCGACAAAATGGACCTGGCGGAGCTCATCGTGACTGTGGAGAAAAACCCCGCAGTACCAGCTAAGACAAAGAAACAGCTGAAGAACCTGGAGCAAAGTAAAAAGACCATCGAATGTTCTCTCAGTAAGCAGGAAAGTGAAAGGATCCAGAGAGATGTTGCTTTTCAGAAGGCATCTACAGAGGTGTCTAAGTGGAAAGGTGTTATTAAGCAGAACCAGAGGGCCGAGCAATTGCTCTTCCCTCTTAATCAGGAGCCTACTGGCCCCAAAGCTATGGAGAGGGTTGTGACCAGCTGGAAGGTACAAACCCCACTTGAGCAGGACATTTTTGCCCTTCTATCTGCCAACAAGCAGCCCATCAATGACCCCATCCTGACCCCTGCTGAGGAGGCTTCTCTGAGCGCCATGAGCCTTGAGGAGGCCAAGATGCGCCGTGCAGAGCTACAGAAGGCCCGGGCACTGCAGTCCTACTACGAAGCCAAGGCCcgtagagagagaaaaatcaagAGCAAGAAATACCACAAAGTGCATAATAAGGCCAAACGTAAAGACTTCTTGAAGCATTTTCATGAGATGATTAAGACAAACCCAGCAGCTGCCATAGAGGAGCTGAATAAAGTGGAGCTTGCCAGGATGCAGGAGAGGATGTCACTGAAGCATCAGAACAGTGGCAGGTGGGCCAAATCAAATGCTATCATTTCTAAATATGACAAGGTGGCTCGCAATGCATTGCACCAGCAATTGGAGGTGAACAAAGAGCTGACCCAGAAGCTGGTGACATCACTCAAAaatgagggggaggaggaagaggtaggCTCTCCAGAATTGATGCCGGATTTTGTTAATGATAGGGAGCAAGGGCTAGATTCTTCAAATCCCTGGATGAGAGGAAAGCTCTCTGAGCAACCTTCAGAGAGGATTGACATTTTTGACTTCACAGATGAGGGGGCCGGAGTGGTGGGAAATAAAACTGAAGAAGTGAATTataaggaggtggaggaaactGCGGAGGAAGCACTCCTCAGAGAATTTGACCAAAGGAGGAAACTGCGTCTGGTTCAAGAGGCTGAAAACATGCCTGTGATATTTGGGGATCATGACAATAAAGTTGCAGCAGAATATACCTccaacaaagaggaggagcagctgtcTGAGTTCAAAAGTCTTTTCCAAGTTATAGCAAACTCTTGTCAGGATGCCAAAGCAGTACAGGCTGATGCAGCAGAGGATGCCAACCACACAGACTCTGCTCAGCTGGAAGAAGGGGAGAGAACCAGGACTCCGGAGGATGTGGAGTTCCTCAGTCAAGATTTAATAACTGATAAAGCACCTGTTCAGCCACAGCCAATCCCAGGCACAGAAAAACTGCCGTCAGCATCTctgacagcagaaaaaaaacgaaaaaggaaaagagggacTGAGCTGAAAGAAGTTCTCACCACAGAGGCAAAAGTGATCCAAGTCCCGATTGCCCCCGCagtggaggacacagaggactcAGATGAAAAGCTGGAACAGAGGGGGCTCATTAAAGAGGCCTTTGCTGGAGATGATGTAATTTCAGACTTCCTTAGGGACAAGAGGAATCAAGAAGATGCAGGAAGACCTAAGGTGGTGGACCTGACCCTGCCTGGCTGGGGAGAGTGGGGAGGGGGTGGGCTTAAGCCATCTCGCAACAAACGCAGGAGGTTCAGGATCAAGACTGTGCTGCCTCCACCCAGGAAAGATCAGCACCTGCCCAGTGTCATCATCTCGGAGAAGAGAAACAACTCCATTAGCCTCCACCAGGTGAATTCTCTGCCCTTTCCCTTTGAGAACCACATGCAGTTTGAGAGCACTGTCCGTTCTCCCGTGGGCCGCACCTGGAACACAGAGCACACGGTTAAAATGATCACCAAGCCAAAGGTAATCACCCAGCTGGGCTCCATCATTGAGCCCATGGCTCGGGAGGAGCTGGTGAAGGACAAGAAGCTGTAA